One window of Magallana gigas chromosome 2, xbMagGiga1.1, whole genome shotgun sequence genomic DNA carries:
- the LOC136273000 gene encoding uncharacterized protein, which translates to MHNSDMDVPGSLNGSSNFEHNQTLNGSIIPKINVSVVLDSDNSLLTEYSGSPPRDPPIPLLIASSVAAIGILIFICLAYYCHSLQLDSRARQLAVKLATKTSFVGVPPSYTSTSIMSATDSELSYQKRRNTLRAPSLTPSVPSSRSLRGSVNWSALADHDVVTYSAPRRHSTFII; encoded by the coding sequence aTGCACAATAGTGATATGGACGTACCGGGTTCTCTTAATGGAAGCAGTAATTTTGAGCACAACCAAACGCTCAATGGATCAATTATTCCCAAGATAAACGTATCAGTAGTGTTGGACTCGGATAACAGCCTGTTGACAGAGTACTCAGGGTCTCCTCCCAGGGACCCACCCATTCCTCTTTTGATCGCTAGCTCTGTAGCGGCAATAGGTATCCTGATTTTTATCTGTCTGGCTTATTACTGTCATTCTTTACAATTGGATTCCAGGGCCCGACAGCTGGCGGTGAAACTGGCTACAAAGACAAGTTTTGTCGGAGTCCCTCCTTCCTACACCTCAACTTCCATTATGTCGGCCACCGACTCAGAACTTTCTTACCAGAAGCGCCGGAACACGCTCCGGGCTCCCAGCCTAACCCCCTCAGTCCCCAGCTCCCGGTCCCTGAGGGGATCGGTCAACTGGAGCGCTTTAGCGGACCACGACGTTGTGACGTACTCAGCGCCGAGGAGACATTCCACCTTCATTATATGA